From one Stigmatopora nigra isolate UIUO_SnigA chromosome 8, RoL_Snig_1.1, whole genome shotgun sequence genomic stretch:
- the ndufc2 gene encoding NADH dehydrogenase [ubiquinone] 1 subunit C2 — protein MVWIPDEAKGLPPPGIVNRSSLWLGFVGWCTAMLQNAINHRPPIKSGVHRQVLMTTVGWFIGYHVTKKENYVNAKLDRDMMEYMKMHPEDFAPKEKKTFAEILEPFIPVR, from the exons ATGGTCTGGATTCCGGACGAAGCAAAGGGTCTTCCACCACCTGGAATCGTCAACCGTAGCTCGCTGTGGCTCGGCTTCGTGGGCTGGTGCACGGCCATGCTCCAAAACGCCATCAACCACCGGCCGCCGATAAAGTCAG GAGTTCATCGGCAGGTGCTGATGACCACCGTGGGCTGGTTCATCGGCTACCACGTgaccaaaaaggaaaattacGTCAACGCAAAATTGGACCGAGACATGATGGAGTACATGAAAATGCACCCTGAAGACTTTGCACCGaagg aAAAGAAGACCTTTGCCGAAATCTTAGAGCCTTTTATTCCTGTGCGCTAA
- the LOC144200110 gene encoding guanylyl cyclase-activating protein 1-like — translation MGAHGSNLDDILEEDMHHWYTKFMRESPSGLITLFELKSMLEMTGMTEEASGYVDQVFFTFDMDGDGYIDFVEYIAAISLLLKGEVNQKLKWYFKLFDQDGNGKIDKDEMETIFKAIQDITRSYEIPPEEIVTLIYEKIDVNGEGELTLEEFISGAREHADIMEMLSKMMDLTHVLEIIIMGQRNTAH, via the exons ATGGGGGCCCACGGCTCCAATTTGGACGACATCCTGGAGGAGGACATGCACCACTGGTACACCAAGTTCATGCGCGAGTCGCCGTCGGGCCTCATCACGCTCTTCGAGCTCAAGTCCATGCTGGAGATGACCGGCATGACCGAGGAGGCCAGCGGCTACGTGGACCAGGTCTTCTTCACCTTCGACATGGACGGC GACGGCTACATCGACTTTGTGGAGTACATCGCCGCCATCAGCCTGCTTCTCAAGGGGGAAGTCAACCAGAAGCTCAAGTGGTACTTTAAACTCTTTGACCAGGACGGCAACGGAAAAATCGACAAGGACGAGATGGAAACCATCTTTAAG GCCATTCAAGACATCACCAGGAGCTACGAAATCCCCCCCGAAGAGATCGTCACGCTCATCTACGAGAAGATCGACGTCAACGGCGAAG GCGAGCTGACCTTGGAGGAGTTCATCAGCGGCGCTCGGGAGCACGCCGACATCATGGAGATGCTGAGCAAGATGATGGACCTCACCCACGTGCTAGAGATTATCATCATGGGACAACGTAACACGGCGCACTGA